Proteins encoded within one genomic window of Sebastes fasciatus isolate fSebFas1 chromosome 18, fSebFas1.pri, whole genome shotgun sequence:
- the srp9 gene encoding signal recognition particle 9 kDa protein codes for MPYFQTWEEFARAAEKLYLTDPMKVRVVLKYRHCDGNLCIKVTDNAVCLQYKTDQAQDVKKIEKLHGKLMRLMVSKETHSGSMETD; via the exons ATGCCTTACTTTCAGACCTGGGAGGAGTTCGCCCGCGCAGCAGAAAAGCTCTACCTGACAGACCCCATGAAG GTCCGAGTGGTTCTCAAGTACAGACACTGCGACGGGAACCTGTGCATTAAAGTGACAGACAATGCCGTG TGTTTACAGTACAAGACGGACCAGGCCCAGGACGTGAAGAAGATCGAGAAGCTTCACGGAAAACTGATGAGACTCATGGTTTCCAAGGAGACGCACAGCGGGTCCATGGAGACGGACTAA